From one Nitrosococcus halophilus Nc 4 genomic stretch:
- a CDS encoding asparagine synthetase B family protein has protein sequence MMGLCGLSNFPKELSDEKLLREMSKGFRHSGKLCTALIERAACAASEQRLALLPEGLVVAITGQPWWSDSELERIAREQGEGDALGEAYRRHGTGLLQYLHGAFAMAVLEGRSGRVFAAVDRVGQEPLYYAAAGGGFVLGSSADCVRAHPGIDCSLSSQAIYNYVYAHMVPSPGTIYSSLHKLPGGHYVEYDGNQIHMGSYWEPPFDETNSANLDVLGEQMRTLILESVERLSKGRIAGAFLSGGLDSSTLAGMLARLQPGNANTYSIGFTATGYDEMGYARTVSRHFGTKQHEYYVTPEDVCAIVPEIARVYDEPFGNSSAVGVYYCAKLAANDGVERLLAGDGGDEIFAGNARYAKQQVFEYYGVMPLLLRRGLLEPLLFRLPETVGVVRKAQSYVRQAMTPLPDRLEAYNFLQREGAQEMFQADFLAALAPEEPLLLQRERYTRPQNASALNRMMYLDWQQTLADNDLRKVGRMCALAGVDVVYPLLDDPLLEFSCRVPSALKLKGRRLRHFYKEAMRDFLPQETIMKHKHGFGLPFGVWMAEHAPLRELAYESLLCLKKRPYFRPGFLERAIDLHRTGHAAYYGELVWILMMLELWLQAHGH, from the coding sequence ATGATGGGCCTTTGTGGGTTATCCAATTTCCCTAAAGAGCTAAGTGATGAGAAGTTGCTCCGCGAGATGAGCAAGGGCTTTCGGCATTCGGGGAAATTATGCACAGCCTTGATTGAGCGGGCTGCCTGTGCGGCGTCCGAACAAAGGTTAGCCCTGCTTCCCGAAGGGCTAGTGGTTGCAATCACGGGGCAGCCTTGGTGGTCGGATTCCGAGCTTGAACGCATTGCCCGGGAGCAAGGAGAAGGTGATGCGCTTGGTGAAGCCTATCGGCGCCACGGTACGGGGCTTTTGCAATACCTTCATGGTGCCTTTGCCATGGCCGTACTGGAGGGCCGTTCGGGCCGAGTATTTGCGGCGGTGGACCGCGTCGGGCAGGAACCCCTCTACTATGCGGCGGCTGGTGGTGGATTTGTTTTGGGCTCAAGCGCCGATTGCGTACGGGCTCATCCGGGCATTGATTGCTCGCTCTCGTCCCAGGCCATTTACAATTATGTCTACGCCCATATGGTTCCGAGTCCCGGCACTATTTACTCAAGTCTGCACAAGCTGCCGGGGGGCCATTATGTAGAATATGACGGCAATCAAATCCACATGGGAAGCTATTGGGAACCCCCTTTTGATGAAACCAATAGTGCCAATCTCGATGTATTAGGCGAACAGATGCGCACCCTTATTCTGGAATCGGTTGAACGCCTTAGCAAGGGGCGGATAGCCGGCGCCTTTTTGAGTGGTGGCCTGGATAGCTCGACCCTGGCAGGCATGCTTGCCAGATTGCAGCCGGGCAACGCCAATACCTACTCCATTGGCTTTACGGCGACCGGGTATGACGAGATGGGTTATGCTCGCACCGTATCCCGACATTTCGGCACCAAGCAACATGAATACTATGTCACACCTGAAGATGTCTGTGCCATAGTGCCCGAGATTGCCCGGGTTTATGACGAGCCTTTTGGCAATTCCTCGGCGGTGGGCGTTTACTACTGTGCCAAGCTTGCCGCTAATGATGGTGTGGAGCGTCTGCTTGCAGGGGATGGGGGCGATGAAATCTTTGCGGGCAACGCCCGCTACGCCAAACAGCAGGTTTTCGAGTATTACGGTGTAATGCCCCTCCTTCTGCGGAGGGGATTATTGGAGCCTCTTTTGTTCCGTCTGCCAGAGACCGTCGGTGTCGTCCGGAAAGCGCAAAGCTATGTGCGCCAGGCGATGACGCCACTGCCGGATCGCTTGGAGGCTTACAACTTCCTTCAGCGGGAAGGTGCCCAAGAAATGTTTCAGGCAGATTTTTTAGCCGCCTTAGCGCCGGAAGAGCCCTTGCTCCTGCAACGGGAGCGATATACGAGGCCCCAAAATGCTTCGGCGCTCAATCGGATGATGTATCTTGATTGGCAGCAGACCCTTGCGGACAATGATCTGCGCAAGGTTGGACGAATGTGTGCGCTTGCAGGGGTGGATGTTGTGTATCCGCTGCTCGATGATCCACTTCTTGAATTTTCCTGCCGGGTACCGTCGGCGCTCAAACTCAAGGGGCGGCGTCTTCGCCACTTCTATAAGGAAGCCATGCGCGATTTCCTTCCCCAGGAGACCATCATGAAACATAAGCATGGTTTTGGATTACCATTTGGCGTGTGGATGGCGGAACACGCCCCGCTCCGGGAGCTTGCCTATGAAAGTCTGCTCTGCCTCAAAAAGCGACCCTATTTCCGCCCCGGGTTTCTTGAGCGGGCTATCGATCTTCACCGAACCGGGCATGCTGCCTATTATGGGGAATTAGTATGGATACTGATGATGCTGGAGCTTTGGCTCCAAGCCCATGGACATTGA
- a CDS encoding tetratricopeptide repeat protein, which translates to MRCWLEYGFFSLVLAAMVPMAVQAQDRCGSLLPETARHQDRQDDYLDPHPAARRHLKLVADHHFRPQIRRFDGHPMYIMENLDYTLLHFPNYHEALYAVSQFERRNGGRLPQKAGWRWRRSAECYFVRAIRFRPEDGVVRMLYGIHLHKGGKLEQALEQYKTGLELIPRSSELNYNLGLLYYDLKKYELAKKYATTAYELGYPLPGLKKLLEKVGHWP; encoded by the coding sequence ATGCGATGCTGGCTGGAGTACGGTTTTTTTTCCCTGGTATTAGCTGCAATGGTTCCCATGGCGGTACAGGCTCAGGATCGATGTGGTAGCTTGTTACCCGAGACGGCGCGGCACCAGGATCGCCAGGACGATTACCTGGATCCCCATCCTGCCGCGCGGCGTCATTTGAAACTTGTGGCCGATCATCATTTTCGTCCTCAGATTCGCCGGTTTGATGGACATCCCATGTACATCATGGAGAACTTGGACTACACGCTTCTGCATTTTCCCAATTACCATGAGGCGCTGTATGCGGTGTCCCAGTTCGAGCGCCGGAACGGGGGGAGGTTGCCCCAGAAGGCAGGATGGCGGTGGCGCCGGTCGGCAGAGTGCTATTTTGTTCGCGCTATCCGTTTTCGCCCTGAAGATGGCGTTGTGAGAATGTTGTATGGCATCCACCTCCATAAGGGCGGTAAGCTGGAGCAGGCTCTAGAGCAATATAAGACCGGATTGGAGTTAATCCCTCGTTCTTCGGAGCTGAATTATAATTTGGGGTTGCTCTATTATGATCTTAAAAAATATGAACTCGCTAAAAAATACGCTACCACCGCCTATGAGCTGGGGTATCCCTTGCCAGGTCTGAAAAAGCTATTGGAAAAAGTGGGGCATTGGCCTTAG
- a CDS encoding HAD-IIIC family phosphatase, whose product MFEFDKYEAHRHSKPPARPETAHMSATGIQKISFLMWGEHCIECAAPACFSSCDLYEARPDKRCRRFEYGLYRNRNFPSLHGFGAEVVFKRWGKIETRGNVRMMPVWQVRILEQATTAFSLITNTVGRLLGKMTGNIRWNYATYALMERFVQQLRKGQMKVQPDGFLVEIYNPTPEPLSLQLVMSIDRSRVPMGVPLEQLPHPFVDKLTIDSGFFHKLIPATAFKSIIESGLAFNIALLPEADKGARLVFLSLDFVTLSSKSRAGVGEVKENPKAIKPNAKCMIFDLDNTLWDGVLLEREEVVLRPGMKDLIEMLDKRGILLSIASKNAHDHAWSKLQELGLTEFFLYPKINWLPKSQNIAQIAKDLNIGLDACVFIDDSEFELKEVGQALPQVACHHVSQVTELVKEPRFQGSSSGEAGRRRKLYQENIMRHQAAEGFSGDYIDFLRSCGISLDIQPYASESFERITELVQRTNQLNFSGRKYDRNQIQLILGDAERDKWVLKCQDKFGSYGTVGFCIVRQDAETIEIEDFMLSCRVQGKFIEQALFDFLAKQYSKGDVQRLWVNFCQTDRNAPAKQVLDELKFKPDEKGGLGREVKGDSFACNFIEVRGSVLPH is encoded by the coding sequence ATGTTTGAGTTCGACAAGTATGAAGCCCATCGGCACTCAAAACCGCCTGCTAGGCCTGAGACAGCGCATATGTCAGCGACTGGGATTCAGAAAATTTCTTTTCTGATGTGGGGGGAGCATTGCATTGAATGCGCTGCTCCAGCCTGCTTTTCCAGCTGTGATCTCTATGAGGCCCGTCCTGATAAACGCTGCCGTCGCTTTGAATATGGGCTTTACCGCAACCGTAATTTCCCGTCTTTGCATGGCTTTGGCGCAGAGGTGGTTTTTAAAAGGTGGGGTAAGATTGAAACCCGAGGTAACGTGCGGATGATGCCCGTTTGGCAGGTACGGATCCTTGAGCAGGCCACCACCGCGTTTTCGCTGATCACAAATACAGTAGGCCGGCTACTGGGCAAGATGACAGGTAACATTCGCTGGAATTATGCCACCTATGCATTAATGGAGCGTTTTGTGCAGCAACTTCGAAAAGGACAGATGAAGGTGCAGCCGGATGGTTTCCTGGTGGAGATTTACAATCCTACCCCCGAACCCTTGTCGCTCCAGCTTGTGATGTCGATTGATCGAAGCAGGGTGCCGATGGGGGTTCCTTTAGAGCAATTGCCGCATCCCTTTGTCGACAAGCTGACAATTGATTCTGGATTTTTCCACAAGCTTATTCCGGCCACTGCTTTTAAGAGCATTATTGAGAGTGGGCTTGCTTTTAATATTGCTTTGCTCCCGGAGGCGGATAAAGGTGCACGGCTGGTCTTTCTTTCTTTGGATTTCGTAACCTTATCGTCTAAGTCTAGGGCAGGGGTGGGGGAGGTCAAAGAGAACCCTAAGGCTATTAAGCCGAATGCGAAATGCATGATTTTCGATCTCGATAATACTTTGTGGGATGGTGTGCTCTTGGAGAGGGAGGAAGTTGTTCTACGTCCGGGAATGAAAGATCTAATTGAGATGTTGGATAAGCGGGGTATTTTATTGTCTATTGCCAGTAAAAATGCCCATGATCACGCTTGGTCAAAGCTTCAGGAATTAGGTTTGACAGAGTTCTTTCTCTATCCCAAAATCAACTGGCTTCCCAAATCGCAAAACATAGCCCAAATTGCCAAAGATTTAAATATTGGCCTGGATGCTTGTGTTTTTATTGATGACAGCGAATTTGAGTTAAAAGAAGTAGGCCAAGCACTGCCCCAGGTGGCATGCCACCATGTGAGTCAAGTGACTGAACTTGTCAAGGAGCCTCGGTTTCAGGGTAGCTCCAGTGGGGAGGCAGGGAGGCGCCGGAAACTTTACCAAGAAAATATCATGCGTCATCAGGCTGCAGAAGGGTTTAGTGGTGATTACATTGATTTTTTGCGCTCCTGTGGAATTTCACTCGATATTCAACCCTATGCATCAGAGAGCTTTGAGCGTATCACCGAACTCGTTCAGCGCACGAATCAACTCAATTTTTCTGGCCGCAAATACGACCGGAATCAAATTCAGCTCATCCTCGGTGATGCTGAACGCGACAAATGGGTGCTTAAATGCCAGGATAAATTTGGTTCCTATGGTACGGTAGGTTTTTGTATCGTACGGCAAGACGCTGAAACTATCGAGATTGAAGATTTTATGCTGTCTTGTCGGGTCCAGGGGAAGTTTATTGAGCAAGCACTTTTTGACTTCTTGGCCAAGCAGTATTCTAAGGGTGATGTGCAGCGTTTGTGGGTTAATTTTTGCCAAACAGACCGCAACGCTCCAGCTAAACAGGTTCTTGATGAACTAAAGTTCAAGCCGGATGAGAAGGGGGGATTAGGACGAGAGGTTAAGGGGGATTCTTTTGCTTGCAATTTTATTGAAGTGAGGGGGTCGGTATTACCGCATTGA
- a CDS encoding TylF/MycF/NovP-related O-methyltransferase — MRELLRRLLSSWPVLRVLEVVDRRTENRMTEFGMIAQAFEFKKINKVEGDYFEFGLWRGKTFLYAHTMKRRYGLKDTFLRGFDSFKGLPPHRNTADNIWHEGQFAFSEAELRKTLKSKGVREGEFELVKGFYNQSLNEELDRRLQGVKAAIVYIDCDLYESTCTVLQWVKKYLVNGSIVCFDDYYNNRGATDQGEARALQEFIEANPDIRFISYFDYSPLGKSFIVRLD, encoded by the coding sequence TTGAGAGAACTTTTAAGACGGTTGCTCTCCTCATGGCCGGTATTGCGCGTGTTGGAAGTTGTTGATCGGCGCACAGAAAACCGTATGACTGAGTTCGGGATGATTGCCCAGGCATTTGAATTCAAAAAAATCAACAAAGTTGAAGGAGACTACTTTGAGTTTGGGTTATGGCGGGGCAAGACATTCCTTTACGCTCATACAATGAAAAGGCGGTACGGATTGAAGGATACTTTCCTTCGCGGCTTTGATTCGTTTAAAGGGTTGCCCCCCCACCGGAATACCGCTGATAACATTTGGCATGAAGGGCAATTCGCCTTTTCTGAAGCGGAATTGCGCAAAACACTTAAGTCCAAGGGCGTGCGGGAAGGAGAGTTCGAGCTGGTGAAAGGATTTTACAATCAAAGCTTGAATGAGGAGTTGGATAGGCGTTTGCAAGGGGTTAAGGCAGCAATCGTTTATATTGACTGTGACTTATATGAGTCAACATGCACTGTACTGCAGTGGGTTAAGAAATATTTGGTGAATGGTTCGATTGTCTGTTTCGATGATTATTACAATAATAGAGGCGCCACCGACCAAGGGGAAGCGCGGGCATTGCAGGAATTTATCGAGGCTAACCCAGATATTCGCTTTATCTCCTATTTCGATTATTCTCCCTTGGGAAAATCCTTTATTGTTCGGCTCGATTAA
- a CDS encoding polysaccharide deacetylase family protein, producing the protein MLEPLASLFWPGGRRARLSVLIYHRVLPSSDPLMPGEPDAAQFRWQMELLARYFNPLPLAEAARRLWEGTLPPRAVSVTFDDGYADNVEVALPILQQVGVPATFFIATGYLDGGWMWNDKVIEALRRMPDGELDLTEEGLEVCSLSNTADRLTAVEQILARLKYLSWEEREAQAQVLAQRCRVPLSNSLMMTSSQVRELHQAGMEIGAHTRNHPILASLARVSAEQEIAASKAWLEDLLGESVRLFAYPNGKPGKDYLQEHVDIVRGLGFEAAVSTAWGVASSRSDPWQLPRFTPWDRTPSRFMMRLLWNYRSVGVPLRED; encoded by the coding sequence ATGTTAGAGCCCCTGGCCTCATTGTTTTGGCCGGGTGGTCGGCGGGCGCGTCTTTCAGTGCTGATTTATCATCGCGTGCTACCATCATCGGATCCCCTCATGCCGGGTGAGCCTGATGCCGCACAGTTTCGTTGGCAGATGGAGCTCCTAGCACGTTATTTTAACCCCCTCCCTCTGGCAGAAGCAGCAAGGCGTTTGTGGGAGGGAACACTACCTCCACGGGCAGTCAGCGTTACTTTTGATGACGGCTACGCAGATAACGTGGAGGTGGCATTACCCATTTTGCAACAGGTAGGGGTGCCGGCGACATTTTTTATCGCTACCGGCTATCTGGACGGCGGGTGGATGTGGAACGATAAGGTCATTGAGGCGCTGCGCCGCATGCCCGATGGGGAGTTGGATCTAACCGAGGAGGGGTTGGAAGTCTGCTCTTTATCAAACACCGCGGATCGCTTGACAGCGGTTGAGCAAATCCTTGCAAGACTGAAGTACCTTTCCTGGGAGGAGCGGGAGGCGCAGGCTCAAGTGTTAGCCCAACGTTGCCGGGTGCCACTTTCCAATAGTTTGATGATGACCTCAAGCCAGGTGCGTGAGCTTCACCAGGCAGGGATGGAGATTGGAGCCCACACCCGCAACCATCCTATCCTGGCATCGTTGGCACGGGTATCGGCAGAACAAGAAATAGCCGCCAGCAAGGCATGGCTGGAAGACTTGCTGGGCGAATCGGTGCGTTTATTTGCCTATCCTAACGGTAAGCCTGGAAAAGACTATCTTCAGGAGCATGTAGATATTGTCCGGGGGTTGGGGTTTGAGGCGGCGGTTTCTACTGCTTGGGGGGTTGCCTCGTCTCGAAGCGATCCGTGGCAATTACCCCGTTTTACGCCTTGGGATCGCACCCCGAGCCGATTTATGATGCGTCTCTTGTGGAATTACCGCAGCGTCGGTGTACCGTTGCGGGAAGACTGA
- a CDS encoding methyltransferase domain-containing protein, with product MNSANALTISRRNRVPQNDLACPRCAGAIVADDTALECDACGATYPIRDGIVDFRCHRRDYYFNPIPREAMDELTREARHLPWADTVRRFLRGVGQNPDWLDNLIADGRYAWKLLLRLPPNARVLDLGCGLGNLTKNIAPSAGRVYALDLTFERLKFARVRFEHFNPDDDIRLLAGGDGPFLPFPDGSFDCVALSGVLEWVADDQGVWDRGGSRLGKAMGAFLSFFGAANPRKTQLRFLSEIRRVLKPSGQLFIAIENRLSYRYFGGRRDHHSGLWFASLLPRFLANLYSIAVARRPYRTYTYSISGYRRLLSAVGFSNHEIYGLTPGYTHLAELIPLQIDKRLWQPPKLQGHQQFRRHSHFVPAYGIIASPQGSTGLSLAEQVAAAIESQLDLEEKSVSFTHFYTTGKGKGVISGCAGHRPMVVKLPFNASAAAGAERNHRFLKQAEQMGTLRELTPQALAAGEVQGVSYYAETRVEGCPLRTALGRSSHSDCLQAVSSFLQALNSGLQARVPEALSGEFYQRQVLIPLEQLARVSDISVFMEEAQAYFRERLYGLKVRRGLVHGDFSTRNIFMRDARITGVIDWDNADLLGIPVLDALNYLESTYRYLNPGISLAQTIPLLSHWDHLTEKEQQFLEGSYYCCGLDPSHHAAFVSLYWLRHVAQQLDEGLVYDAPALGERVRGVLKGLLQSHSQSGS from the coding sequence GTGAATTCGGCAAATGCCTTGACCATAAGCCGCCGGAATCGCGTGCCGCAAAACGATCTTGCGTGTCCCCGTTGCGCAGGTGCCATTGTGGCGGACGATACGGCGCTTGAGTGCGACGCTTGCGGGGCGACCTATCCCATTCGTGATGGCATCGTGGATTTTCGTTGCCACCGCCGGGACTATTATTTTAATCCCATTCCTCGGGAGGCCATGGATGAACTCACCCGCGAGGCACGCCATTTGCCGTGGGCGGATACGGTACGGCGTTTCCTCAGGGGGGTGGGCCAAAATCCTGATTGGCTTGACAACTTGATCGCTGACGGGCGTTACGCTTGGAAACTGTTATTGCGGCTGCCGCCAAATGCTCGAGTACTTGACTTGGGTTGCGGGTTGGGAAACCTGACCAAGAACATTGCCCCGAGCGCAGGCCGTGTCTATGCTTTGGATTTGACTTTCGAGCGACTTAAATTCGCCCGGGTACGCTTCGAGCATTTTAATCCGGATGATGATATCCGGCTGCTGGCGGGTGGCGATGGCCCCTTTTTGCCATTTCCGGATGGCAGCTTTGATTGCGTGGCCCTTTCGGGTGTATTGGAGTGGGTGGCCGACGACCAGGGCGTCTGGGATCGGGGCGGATCCCGACTGGGAAAGGCAATGGGGGCGTTTTTAAGCTTTTTTGGCGCGGCCAATCCCCGTAAAACGCAGCTTCGCTTCCTGAGCGAAATCCGTCGAGTATTGAAACCGAGCGGGCAGCTTTTCATCGCCATTGAAAACCGTTTGAGCTATCGTTATTTCGGTGGGCGGCGGGATCACCACTCAGGCCTATGGTTTGCCTCGTTGCTGCCACGTTTTCTGGCCAATCTTTACTCCATTGCGGTGGCTCGCCGCCCTTACCGGACTTATACCTATTCTATCAGTGGCTACCGTCGGCTTCTTAGTGCCGTAGGCTTCTCAAATCATGAAATTTACGGGCTTACCCCTGGATATACCCACCTGGCTGAATTGATTCCTCTCCAGATCGATAAGAGGCTCTGGCAGCCTCCTAAGCTCCAGGGCCATCAACAGTTCCGACGTCATTCACATTTTGTCCCCGCTTATGGAATTATTGCCTCTCCGCAAGGCTCTACCGGTTTGTCATTGGCGGAGCAAGTAGCGGCCGCGATTGAGTCCCAACTCGACCTTGAGGAGAAATCCGTCTCCTTTACCCATTTTTACACGACAGGCAAGGGCAAGGGGGTCATCAGCGGCTGTGCCGGGCATCGGCCCATGGTTGTGAAGCTGCCTTTTAATGCTTCTGCCGCAGCGGGTGCCGAGCGTAATCACCGGTTTCTCAAACAGGCAGAGCAGATGGGGACACTCCGGGAGTTAACGCCGCAGGCGCTGGCGGCAGGTGAAGTCCAGGGAGTGTCCTATTATGCCGAGACCAGGGTGGAAGGTTGTCCGTTGAGGACTGCGTTGGGGAGGAGCAGCCATTCGGATTGTCTCCAAGCGGTGTCGAGTTTTCTGCAAGCACTAAACTCCGGCCTTCAGGCGCGAGTACCGGAGGCCCTTTCGGGCGAGTTCTACCAGCGCCAAGTGCTCATACCTCTGGAGCAGTTAGCCCGTGTCTCAGACATTTCGGTGTTTATGGAAGAGGCACAGGCCTATTTTCGGGAGCGGTTATATGGCCTGAAAGTGCGCCGTGGGCTCGTTCATGGGGATTTCAGTACACGCAACATCTTTATGCGTGATGCCCGGATAACGGGGGTGATCGATTGGGATAATGCCGATCTTTTAGGGATACCGGTGTTGGATGCCCTTAACTATCTGGAGAGTACCTATCGCTATCTAAATCCGGGGATCAGCCTTGCGCAGACAATACCGCTGCTCTCCCATTGGGACCACCTCACTGAGAAAGAGCAACAATTTCTTGAGGGAAGTTATTATTGTTGTGGTCTCGATCCCAGTCACCATGCCGCTTTTGTCTCCCTTTATTGGCTTCGACATGTGGCGCAGCAGCTTGACGAAGGACTTGTGTATGATGCGCCAGCGCTCGGAGAACGGGTAAGGGGGGTGCTTAAGGGATTATTGCAGTCTCATTCCCAGTCAGGGTCGTAG